One stretch of Castor canadensis chromosome 14, mCasCan1.hap1v2, whole genome shotgun sequence DNA includes these proteins:
- the Slc39a3 gene encoding zinc transporter ZIP3 isoform X3, whose translation MKLLVAKVLCMVGVFFFMLLGSLLPVKVIHTDFDKAHRSKKILSLCNTFGGGVFLATCFNALLPAVREKLRQVLSLGHISTDYPLAETLMLLGFFMTVFLEQLVLTFRKEKPSFIDLETFNAGSDVGSDSEYESPFMGSARGRALYAEPHAHAHAAGLRLQELSRPGPLRLLSLVFALSAHSVFEGLTLGLQEEGERVVSLFVGVAIHETLVAVALGISMARSAMPLRDAAKLAVTVSIMIPLGIGLGLGIESARGVPSSVASVLLQGLAGGTFLFVTFLEILAKELEDKSDRLLKVLFLVLGYTVLAGMVFLKW comes from the exons ATGAAGCTGTTAGTGGCCAAAGTCCTTTGCATGGTGGGCGTGTTCTTCTTCATGCTGCTGGGCTCCCTGCTCCCGGTGAAGGTCATTCACACGGACTTTGACAAGGCGCATCGCTCCAAAAAGATCCTCTCCCTCTGCAACACTTTTGGCGGTGGGGTCTTCCTGGCCACATGCTTCAATGCGCTGCTGCCTGCCGTGCGGGAAAAG CTCCGGCAGGTGCTGAGCCTCGGACACATCAGCACCGACTACCCGCTGGCCGAGACGCTCATGCTGCTGGGCTTCTTCATGACGGTCTTCCTGGAGCAGCTGGTGCTGACCTTCCGCAAGGAGAAGCCGTCCTTCATCGACTTGGAGACCTTCAACGCGGGCTCGGACGTGGGCAGCGACTCTGAGTACGAGAGCCCGTTCATGGGCAGTGCGCGGGGTCGCGCGCTCTACGCCGAGCCGCACGCGCATGCGCACGCCGCCGGCCTGCGCCTGCAGGAGCTGTCGCGGCCCGGGCCGCTGCGCCTGCTCAGCCTGGTCTTCGCCCTGTCGGCCCATTCGGTTTTCGAGGGCCTGACGCTGGGCCTGCAGGAGGAGGGCGAGAGGGTGGTGAGCCTCTTCGTGGGAGTGGCCATTCATGAGACGCTGGTGGCGGTGGCCCTGGGCATCAGCATGGCCAGGAGCGCCATGCCCCTGAGGGACGCGGCCAAGCTGGCAGTCACAGTGAGCATCATGATCCCACTGGGCATCGGCCTGGGCCTGGGCATCGAGAGCGCCCGGGGCGTGCCCAGCAGCGTGGCCTCCGTGCTGCTGCAGGGCCTGGCGGGTGGCACGTTCCTCTTTGTCACCTTCTTGGAGATCCTGGCCAAGGAGCTGGAGGACAAGAGTGACCGCCTGCTCAAGGTCCTCTTCCTGGTGCTGGGCTACACGGTCCTGGCCGGGATGGTCTTCCTCAAGTGGTGA
- the Slc39a3 gene encoding zinc transporter ZIP3 isoform X1 yields the protein MLQCAAACRAGKVHRTSQTSPSHVPACRLPSLCVQNLSRPDSLTKYRAALTSPSENRPRSVLAFLTRNYPCGSSQHFSRAAVPRRGPRRPLVSAGSELRQVLSLGHISTDYPLAETLMLLGFFMTVFLEQLVLTFRKEKPSFIDLETFNAGSDVGSDSEYESPFMGSARGRALYAEPHAHAHAAGLRLQELSRPGPLRLLSLVFALSAHSVFEGLTLGLQEEGERVVSLFVGVAIHETLVAVALGISMARSAMPLRDAAKLAVTVSIMIPLGIGLGLGIESARGVPSSVASVLLQGLAGGTFLFVTFLEILAKELEDKSDRLLKVLFLVLGYTVLAGMVFLKW from the exons ATGCTTCAATGCGCTGCTGCCTGCCGTGCGGGAAAAG tACACAGGACCTCCCAGACCTCTCCTAGTCATGTCCCTGCTTGCAGGCTGCCATCCCTCTGTGTGCAGAACCTCTCCAGACCTGACAGCCTCACCAAGTACAGAGCTGCACTCACTTCACCCTCAGAAAACAGGCCCAGGTCTGTGTTGGCCTTCCTGACCCGCAACTACCCCTGTGGGAGCAGCCAGCATTTCTCACGTGCCGCAGTCCCCAGGCGAGGCCCACGGAGGCCTCTGGTTTCTGCAGGCAGTGAG CTCCGGCAGGTGCTGAGCCTCGGACACATCAGCACCGACTACCCGCTGGCCGAGACGCTCATGCTGCTGGGCTTCTTCATGACGGTCTTCCTGGAGCAGCTGGTGCTGACCTTCCGCAAGGAGAAGCCGTCCTTCATCGACTTGGAGACCTTCAACGCGGGCTCGGACGTGGGCAGCGACTCTGAGTACGAGAGCCCGTTCATGGGCAGTGCGCGGGGTCGCGCGCTCTACGCCGAGCCGCACGCGCATGCGCACGCCGCCGGCCTGCGCCTGCAGGAGCTGTCGCGGCCCGGGCCGCTGCGCCTGCTCAGCCTGGTCTTCGCCCTGTCGGCCCATTCGGTTTTCGAGGGCCTGACGCTGGGCCTGCAGGAGGAGGGCGAGAGGGTGGTGAGCCTCTTCGTGGGAGTGGCCATTCATGAGACGCTGGTGGCGGTGGCCCTGGGCATCAGCATGGCCAGGAGCGCCATGCCCCTGAGGGACGCGGCCAAGCTGGCAGTCACAGTGAGCATCATGATCCCACTGGGCATCGGCCTGGGCCTGGGCATCGAGAGCGCCCGGGGCGTGCCCAGCAGCGTGGCCTCCGTGCTGCTGCAGGGCCTGGCGGGTGGCACGTTCCTCTTTGTCACCTTCTTGGAGATCCTGGCCAAGGAGCTGGAGGACAAGAGTGACCGCCTGCTCAAGGTCCTCTTCCTGGTGCTGGGCTACACGGTCCTGGCCGGGATGGTCTTCCTCAAGTGGTGA
- the Slc39a3 gene encoding zinc transporter ZIP3 isoform X2 — MRCCLPCGKRLPSLCVQNLSRPDSLTKYRAALTSPSENRPRSVLAFLTRNYPCGSSQHFSRAAVPRRGPRRPLVSAGSELRQVLSLGHISTDYPLAETLMLLGFFMTVFLEQLVLTFRKEKPSFIDLETFNAGSDVGSDSEYESPFMGSARGRALYAEPHAHAHAAGLRLQELSRPGPLRLLSLVFALSAHSVFEGLTLGLQEEGERVVSLFVGVAIHETLVAVALGISMARSAMPLRDAAKLAVTVSIMIPLGIGLGLGIESARGVPSSVASVLLQGLAGGTFLFVTFLEILAKELEDKSDRLLKVLFLVLGYTVLAGMVFLKW, encoded by the exons ATGCGCTGCTGCCTGCCGTGCGGGAAAAG GCTGCCATCCCTCTGTGTGCAGAACCTCTCCAGACCTGACAGCCTCACCAAGTACAGAGCTGCACTCACTTCACCCTCAGAAAACAGGCCCAGGTCTGTGTTGGCCTTCCTGACCCGCAACTACCCCTGTGGGAGCAGCCAGCATTTCTCACGTGCCGCAGTCCCCAGGCGAGGCCCACGGAGGCCTCTGGTTTCTGCAGGCAGTGAG CTCCGGCAGGTGCTGAGCCTCGGACACATCAGCACCGACTACCCGCTGGCCGAGACGCTCATGCTGCTGGGCTTCTTCATGACGGTCTTCCTGGAGCAGCTGGTGCTGACCTTCCGCAAGGAGAAGCCGTCCTTCATCGACTTGGAGACCTTCAACGCGGGCTCGGACGTGGGCAGCGACTCTGAGTACGAGAGCCCGTTCATGGGCAGTGCGCGGGGTCGCGCGCTCTACGCCGAGCCGCACGCGCATGCGCACGCCGCCGGCCTGCGCCTGCAGGAGCTGTCGCGGCCCGGGCCGCTGCGCCTGCTCAGCCTGGTCTTCGCCCTGTCGGCCCATTCGGTTTTCGAGGGCCTGACGCTGGGCCTGCAGGAGGAGGGCGAGAGGGTGGTGAGCCTCTTCGTGGGAGTGGCCATTCATGAGACGCTGGTGGCGGTGGCCCTGGGCATCAGCATGGCCAGGAGCGCCATGCCCCTGAGGGACGCGGCCAAGCTGGCAGTCACAGTGAGCATCATGATCCCACTGGGCATCGGCCTGGGCCTGGGCATCGAGAGCGCCCGGGGCGTGCCCAGCAGCGTGGCCTCCGTGCTGCTGCAGGGCCTGGCGGGTGGCACGTTCCTCTTTGTCACCTTCTTGGAGATCCTGGCCAAGGAGCTGGAGGACAAGAGTGACCGCCTGCTCAAGGTCCTCTTCCTGGTGCTGGGCTACACGGTCCTGGCCGGGATGGTCTTCCTCAAGTGGTGA
- the Diras1 gene encoding GTP-binding protein Di-Ras1 codes for MPEQSNDYRVVVFGAGGVGKSSLVLRFVKGTFRDTYIPTIEDTYRQVISCDKSVCTLQITDTTGSHQFPAMQRLSISKGHAFILVFSVTSKQSLEELGPIYQLIVQIKGSVEDIPVMLVGNKCDETQREVDTREAQAVAQEWKCAFMETSAKMNYNVKELFQELLTLETRRSMSLNIDGKRSSKQKRTDRVKGKCSLM; via the coding sequence ATGCCGGAGCAAAGCAATGACTACCGCGTGGTGGTGTTTGGTGCTGGCGGCGTGGGCAAGAGCTCCCTGGTGCTGCGCTTTGTGAAGGGCACGTTCCGCGACACGTACATCCCCACCATTGAGGACACCTACCGGCAGGTGATCAGCTGTGACAAGAGCGTGTGCACGCTGCAGATCACGGACACCACCGGCAGTCACCAGTTCCCTGCCATGCAGCGGCTGTCCATCTCCAAGGGCCACGCGTTCATCCTGGTGTTCTCTGTCACCAGCAAGCAGTCGTTGGAGGAGCTGGGCCCCATCTACCAGCTCATCGTGCAGATCAAGGGCAGCGTGGAGGACATCCCCGTCATGCTGGTGGGCAACAAGTGCGACGAGACTCAGCGGGAGGTGGACACCCGCGAGGCCCAGGCCGTGGCCCAGGAGTGGAAGTGCGCGTTCATGGAGACATCGGCCAAGATGAACTACAACGTCAAGGAGCTCTTCCAGGAGCTGCTGACGCTGGAGACGCGCCGAAGCATGAGCCTGAACATCGACGGCAAGCGCTCCAGCAAGCAGAAGAGGACAGACCGcgtcaagggcaaatgcagcctCATGTGA